The Manihot esculenta cultivar AM560-2 chromosome 17, M.esculenta_v8, whole genome shotgun sequence genome contains the following window.
AAGGTTAATTGAAGAATTTGTTTTTTTCATGcaatatatttgaaattaacTGTACCATAGTTACTAGCTTGGAGTGGCATTTTATGTTCcccttttgtatttttttttttttgttaaatgaaTGTTGTTTTGTGTCAGTGGCAACGGAATGGGTTGGATTATCTCAGTGGTGGATTTCTAGTTCTGGCTTGAAATTGTTTTGGTGGTTTCTCTTCATTTTGTCTCCGCAAATTGTGATTCTTTTCTATTGTAGTTGCTGCTTTTGCTTTGCAAGGAGTGTGGGTCGAGTGTCTGAATAGGAGATATCATACGCCATTTAAGTAATGATCAAACAGATACTCAATAGGTTCCCAAGGAAGCCATCTAAATCATCTGAAAATCGTGAGGGAGGGGGTACCTCTACTTCCGCATCAAATGCTTCTACCAGCCCAAGAAACAACGATTTATCTGGAAATCGTTATGCAAACACTGCTACACCATTAGCAGGGTTTAATTCAAACCCAAATCTTGGATCAAATTATGGCAATAAACTTTCTCAAGCGATTAATCCAAAGCTGAATGGGAGTCAGCCTGCTCCTTATGAGGCCTTGCCTAGTTTCAGAGATGTTCCAAATTCTGAGAAGCAGAACTTGTTTATCCGAAAGTTGAACTTATGTTGCATTGTGTTTGACTTCACCGACCCTACTAAGAACTTCAAAGAAAAGGACATCAAGCGACAAACATTGGTAGAGCTTGTGGACTACGTTTCTTCTGCAAATGGGAAATTCTCCGAAACTACAATGCAAGAAATGGTTAAGATGGTGTCCACAAATTTGTTCAGAATACTCTCTTCTCCACCTCGGGAGAACAAAGTTTTGGAAGCCTTTGATTTGGAAGAGGATGAGCCTTCAATGGACACTGCATGGCCTCATTTGCAAGTTGTGTATGAATTTCTTCTGAGGTTTGTTGCATCACCTGAGACAGATGCGAAATTGGCTAAGAGGTACATTGATCACGCTTTTGTTCTCAAGTTGTTAGATCTTTTTGATTCAGAGGACCCTAGAGAGAGGGAGTATTTGAAAACAGTCCTGCACCGTATCTATGGGAAATTCATGGTACATCGACCATTCATCAGGAAACAAATTAACAACATCTTTTATCGCTTTATTTTTGAAACTGAGAAGCATAATGGGATTGCAGAGCTATTGGAGATTCTGGGAAGTATAATCAATGGGTTTGCCCTCCCTTTGAAAGAAGAGCACAAGCTTTTCCTTGTCCGAGCACTCATTCCATTACATAAACCAAAATGCTTACCCATGTACCACCAGCAATTATCATATTGCATTACACAGTTTGTGGAGAAAGACTGCAAGCTTGCTGATACAGTTATACGAGGGATGCTAAAATATTGGCCAATTACAAATAGTTCAAAAGAGGTCATGTTCTTAGGTGAACTGGAGGAAGTTTTAGAAGCAACACAGCCTGCTGAGTTTCAGCGCTGCATGGTACCCTTGTTCCGCCAGATCAGCCGTTGCTTGAGCAGTTCACATTTTCAGGTAGGTagttaactttttttatttttaattctatttttttggTCCTGTTTGCGTTTGCTCTTCATGacattcttttaatttaattttgttgttCCTACCCTTTCCTTTGTGTTTCCTGTTGTCTTGattgtattttattttgctCTGGTCAATTGGATAGCAAATTACATGCTATTGCGTATTTGAGTTGCAAAAATTCTAGCATGGCATATAGATTGTGTAGGTTAAAGAATAGTAATTATTGAAACCAACTGCCTCAGAATTGGATCAGAA
Protein-coding sequences here:
- the LOC110604558 gene encoding serine/threonine protein phosphatase 2A 57 kDa regulatory subunit B' theta isoform; amino-acid sequence: MIKQILNRFPRKPSKSSENREGGGTSTSASNASTSPRNNDLSGNRYANTATPLAGFNSNPNLGSNYGNKLSQAINPKLNGSQPAPYEALPSFRDVPNSEKQNLFIRKLNLCCIVFDFTDPTKNFKEKDIKRQTLVELVDYVSSANGKFSETTMQEMVKMVSTNLFRILSSPPRENKVLEAFDLEEDEPSMDTAWPHLQVVYEFLLRFVASPETDAKLAKRYIDHAFVLKLLDLFDSEDPREREYLKTVLHRIYGKFMVHRPFIRKQINNIFYRFIFETEKHNGIAELLEILGSIINGFALPLKEEHKLFLVRALIPLHKPKCLPMYHQQLSYCITQFVEKDCKLADTVIRGMLKYWPITNSSKEVMFLGELEEVLEATQPAEFQRCMVPLFRQISRCLSSSHFQVAERALFLWNNDHIENLIKQNRKVILPIIFPALERNTRQHWNQAVQSLTLNVRKIFSDIDLDLFEECLLKFQEDETREKEMKVKREVTWKRLEEIAAVKATTNEPVLVSPKVMARALSG